A stretch of the Malus sylvestris chromosome 10, drMalSylv7.2, whole genome shotgun sequence genome encodes the following:
- the LOC126587172 gene encoding dof zinc finger protein DOF1.4 produces the protein MLSNCDHEKMALLISSTTNEWPQMQQDIQIDDIDHQRGLNNNNNAMSSSTSSPANRIMEKPGQEQLQLQQQALKCPRCDSSNTKFCYYNNYSLSQPRHFCKACKRYWTRGGTLRNVPVGGGCRKNKRVKRPGSTSSTSSAMDGGTPSSSSSVPSTTVAVNNNNSNPNSHPSHIDQINPLFYGLSSNPFMDTASGFDLHQLNHQAQLGLGFSSSSGTNMMSSDNYRNRFNPASNSSLPSNYSSMFSTSPSTTAPTVASVLASKFINGGAFKDIQTRGPHQHNQYFQSLLPFEDLQIAAGSNGEAGSASKDVKVEDHGGQNRLEWNNNNGSSNVNGNMNCQNQITEMGLSDPTLYWNSSTLGSTWHDPANLGSSVSSLI, from the exons ATGTTGAGCAACTGTGATCATGAGAAGATGGCTCTACTCATCTCTTCAACTACTAACGAATGGCCACAg ATGCAGCAGGATATTCAAATCGATGATATAGATCATCAAAGGGGCTTGAACAACAACAATAACGCTATGTCTTCATCGACGTCGTCGCCGGCGAATCGGATAATGGAGAAACCAGGTCAAGAACAACTCCAGCTCCAACAGCAAGCCCTAAAGTGCCCTCGCTGCGATTCGTCAAACACCAAGTTCTGTTACTACAACAACTACAGCTTGTCTCAGCCGAGGCACTTCTGCAAGGCCTGCAAGCGCTACTGGACCCGAGGTGGGACCCTCCGCAACGTTCCAGTCGGTGGAGGGTGCCGAAAGAACAAGCGCGTGAAGAGGCCTGGCTCAACATCTTCAACATCATCAGCCATGGATGGTGGAACTCCGTCTTCTTCCTCTTCAGTTCCTAGCACTACTGTTGctgttaataataataattcaaaccCTAATTCACACCCGTCCCACATCGATCAAATCAATCCGCTCTTTTATGGGTTGTCTAGTAACCCTTTTATGGATACTGCTTCAGGGTTTGATCTTCATCAGTTGAATCATCAGGCTCAGCTGGGATTAGGGTTTTCATCATCCTCAGGTACTAATATGATGTCCAGTGATAATTATCGAAACCGGTTTAATCCCGCTTCAAATTCATCGCTTCCTTCCAATTATAGTTCCATGTTTAGTACTTCCCCATCCACCACAGCTCCAACTGTGGCTTCTGTGCTTGCttctaaattcatcaatggcGGTGCTTTCAAAGATATTCAAACTAGAGGGCCTCATCAGCATAATCAATACTTCCAGTCCTTGCTACCATTTGAAGATCTTCAAATAGCGGCCGGAAGCAACGGTGAGGCTGGTAGTGCCTCGAAAGACGTGAAAGTAGAAGATCATGGTGGCCAAAACAGGTTAGAGTGGAATAATAACAATGGCAGCAGTAATGTGAATGGTAATATGAATTGCCAGAATCAGATCACGGAGATGGGGCTCTCAGATCCTACTCTTTACTGGAACTCATCGACTCTCGGTTCTACTTGGCATGATCCGGCAAATCTTGGGTCCTCAGTCTCTTCACTGATCTAG
- the LOC126587173 gene encoding dof zinc finger protein DOF5.3-like, with protein MQQQQQEGGEQNEQQNQDQRLKAAAEQENQQPHRCPRCHSMNTKFCYYNNYSLSQPRYFCKACRRYWTQGGTLRNVPVGGGCRKGKRGKAGSSSASAARTVQPQQPQPPQKEQDMQNTLGIGGGSVGMSTENPSSGLAIHHQYYPGASHGYLSSLAGLQSLNQSQPFNVGGGHDPASNVSLLQGFNLSAPLVATQPQQRQQFYQMGGGRSNNLVDQAGPYPSENDQWPPQSFVNRPSLNASSSAVAASDSALWPMGTTTSSSGGSTSLNPNQLPDLPGSYGSPN; from the coding sequence ATGCAGCAACAGCAGCAGGAGGGGGGTGAGCAAAACGAGCAGCAGAACCAGGATCAGCGGTTGAAGGCGGCGGCGGAGCAGGAGAACCAGCAGCCACACAGGTGCCCGCGGTGCCACTCCATGAACACCAAGTTCTGCTACTACAACAACTACAGCCTCTCTCAGCCGCGGTACTTTTGCAAGGCTTGTAGGAGGTACTGGACTCAGGGTGGGACCCTCCGCAATGTCCCCGTCGGAGGCGGCTGCCGAAAGGGGAAGCGCGGCAAGGCGGGTTCCTCCTCGGCGTCTGCAGCTAGGACCGTGCAGCCTCAGCAGCCGCAGCCACCACAGAAAGAGCAGGACATGCAGAACACTCTGGGAATTGGCGGCGGCTCCGTTGGGATGTCCACGGAAAACCCGAGCAGTGGTTTGGCTATTCACCATCAGTACTACCCTGGTGCTTCTCATGGGTACTTGTCATCTCTTGCAGGGCTTCAATCTCTGAATCAATCTCAGCCGTTCAATGTTGGGGGTGGTCATGATCCTGCCTCGAACGTGAGCCTGCTGCAGGGGTTCAATCTCTCAGCTCCTTTGGTGGCGACGCAGCCACAGCAGCGTCAGCAGTTTTATCAGATGGGCGGCGGTAGGAGCAACAATCTGGTGGATCAAGCTGGTCCATACCCATCTGAGAATGATCAGTGGCCCCCCCAAAGCTTCGTCAACAGACCATCTTTGAATGCTTCTTCTTCTGCAGTAGCAGCCTCTGACAGCGCTTTGTGGCCCATGGGCACCACCACCAGCAGCAGTGGCGGCAGCACTTCTCTGAACCCAAACCAGTTGCCTGATCTGCCCGGATCATATGGCTCTCCTAATTAA